Proteins from a genomic interval of Zingiber officinale cultivar Zhangliang chromosome 2A, Zo_v1.1, whole genome shotgun sequence:
- the LOC122043536 gene encoding uncharacterized protein LOC122043536 gives MKETDTIDEFAGKLSAMSSKFSALGATLEDSSFVKKLLDSVPDKFFPIVARIEQFQDLETIPFEETIGRLKAYEERTLRLRGNTSSTEGELLLTHAEWQMRQKGGNVDTSSGGKGRGSSSLSHSKWRGRGQGRGRGRGTPSQDSVGGTSSNDRGTHDKSPIKCFNCEKMGHYAPECYNKRCDYEAHLTYATYEEPTLMMTVSHEESHTRCEWQDIILLSEDRFLSEMYRSVEKGEDKDVWYLDNGASNHMTGHQAGNEVHMKGDTVKVIDRSGKLLMLTDGLPVVPKVDKLWLSSLVPENKDGLPVVPCDNYSAP, from the exons ATGAAGGAGACCGACacgattgatgagtttgctggcaaactcaGTGCTATGAGCAGCAAGTTCTCCGCTCTTGGTGCCACGCTTGAAGACTCATCTTTCGTAAAGAAGTTACTTGATTCTGTCCCTGATAAGTTCTTCCCTATTGTTGCCAGAATTGAGCAGTTTCAGGATCTTGAGACGATACCATTTGAGGAGACTATTGGGCGACTGAAAGCGTACGAAGAACGAACACTACGTCTACGCGGCAACACCAGCAGCACTGAAGGTGAGCTCCTACTTACTCATGCCGAATGGCAAATGCGACAGAAGGGGGGCAACGTGGACACTTCGTCAGGAGGCAAGGGGCGTGGGTCCAGCAGCCTTAGTCATAGCAAATGGCGTGGGCGTGGGCAAGGGCGAGGTCGTGGTCGTGGTACACCGAGCCAAGACAGTGTAGGAGGCACTAGTAGCAACGACAGAGGCACTCATGACAAGAGCCCTATAAAGTGTTTCAATTGTGAGAAAATGGGGCATTATGCGCCCGAATGCTACAACAAGCGTTGTGATTATGAGGCTCATCTCACTTACGCCACCTATGAAGAGCCAACACTGATGATGACCGTGTCCCACGAGGAGTCTCACACTAGGTGTGAGTGGCAGGATATCATTCTACTCAGTGAAGATAGGTTCCTATCGGAGATGTATCGCAGCGTTGAGAAAGGAGAAGATAAAGACGTCTGGTACCTTGACAACGGTGCCAGCAACCACATGACTGGCCATC AAGCTGGGAATGAAGTGCATATGAAAGGAGATACCGtgaaggtgattgataggagcgggaagCTCTTGATGCTG ACAGATGGACTGCCCGTGGTGCCAAAGGTGGACAAATTGTGGTTGAGTTCGTTAGTACCGGAGAACAAAGATGGACTGCCTGTGGTGCCATGCGACAACTACTCGGCTCCGTGA
- the LOC122044401 gene encoding transcription factor WRKY19-like, with protein MAESFEANNGHDRPPCSSLALRRRTLTPRTRKSLYSWRCQVRVGSVAGGVEGPGEDDGFTWRKYGQKEILGAKYPRAYFRCAHRGSHSCPAKKQVQRSDNDPSVYDVTYHDYHTCLQQLEEEEEEEQGGANAMQRDQEQSTAAAEKLEGEEEFVGKIAPSFAPLEEKQVFSASPYQFGGFDEGESSLLPMELDGDWEMDPDSI; from the exons ATGGCAGAATCCTTCGAAGCCAACAACGGCCACGATAGGCCTCCGTGCTCCTCGTTAGCCCTGCGACGTCGCACCTTGACGCCCAGGACAAG GAAATCTCTGTACTCGTGGAGGTGCCAAGTGAGGGTGGGCTCGGTGGCCGGCGGAGTGGAAGGTCCGGGGGAGGACGACGGCTTCACCTGGAGGAAGTACGGCCAGAAAGAGATCCTCGGAGCCAAATATCCAAG GGCGTATTTCCGGTGCGCTCATCGGGGCTCGCACAGTTGCCCGGCAAAGAAGCAGGTGCAGCGATCGGACAACGACCCATCGGTCTACGACGTCACCTACCACGACTATCACACTTGCCTCCAGCagctggaggaggaggaggaggaggagcagggAGGTGCAAATGCAATGCAGCGCGACCAAGAACAGAGTACTGCGGCGGCGGAAAAACTTGaaggagaggaggaatttgtGGGGAAGATTGCGCCTTCCTTTGCGCCCCTGGAGGAAAAGCAGGTTTTCTCTGCTTCGCCGTACCAGTTCGGGGGCTTTGATGAAGGAGAGAGCAGTTTGCTTCCGATGGAGTTGGACGGAGACTGGGAGATGGACCCTGACAGCATCTAG
- the LOC122043538 gene encoding zinc finger MYM-type protein 5-like, producing the protein MPENNSDEDINQEIMFPLNVDDPGNWDKLQNIRDFLVERGPRKDDDILFPLDNTGRHFNPSHYKRQLPNSEKSDRRWLVYSISMDKIFCFCCKLFKTQRTIMKLGHLANEGYKDWKNTSRCLSLHETSKDHIDCMTSWIELERRLRKKKTIDENIQVAINKEREHWKQVLKRIIAVVQRIAKNNLPLRGNNEKLYVENNGIFLHLIEIIAEFDPIMEEHLRRVQ; encoded by the coding sequence ATGCCTGAAAATAACAGTGATGAAGATATAAATCAAGAGATCATGTTTCCTTTAAATGTTGATGATCCAGGAAATTGGGACAAATTGCAAAATATTAGGGATTTTCTAGTTGAAAGAGGCCCTAGAAAAGATGATGAtattttgtttcctcttgatAACACCGGCAGACACTTCAATCCATCACATTATAAGAGACAATTGCCAAATAGTGAGAAAAGTGACAGAAGATGGCTAGTGTATTCTATTTCTATGGACAAGATCTTTTGTTTCTGTTGCAAGTTATTCAAGACTCAAAGAACCATAATGAAACTTGGTCATCTAGCTAACGAAGGATACAAAGATTGGAAGAATACCAGTCGATGTCTCAGTCTTCATGAAACTAGTAAAGATCATATTGATTGCATGACTAGTTGGATTGAATTAGAAAGAAGACTTCGAAAGAAAAAGACAATTGATGAAAATATACAAGTAGCAATTAACAAGGAGAGAGAACATTGGAAACAAGTATTGAAGAGAATAATTGCAGTTGTGCAAAGAATTGCGAAGAATAACTTGCCACTTCGGGGAAATAATGAGAAGCTTTATGTTGAGAATAATGGAATCTTTTTGCATCTAATTGAAATAATTGCTGAATTTGATCCAATAATGGAGGAGCACCTTCGGCGTGTTCAATAA